A window from Drosophila nasuta strain 15112-1781.00 chromosome 3, ASM2355853v1, whole genome shotgun sequence encodes these proteins:
- the LOC132788141 gene encoding probable phospholipid-transporting ATPase IA isoform X8, with protein sequence MTTSFLRSKRKEYEDDDEPVPFGSDVEEGEKRVIALNGPQPINYCNNRISTAKYSVVSFLPSFLFEQFRRYSNCFFLLIALLQQIPDVSPTGRYTTLVPLIFILSVSAIKEIIEDIKRHRADNEINHRLIERLENGTWTTVRWSELSVGDIIKVTIDTFFPADLVLLSSSEPQAMCFIETANLDGETNLKIRQGVPSTAKLLETKDLMQLQGRIECELPNRQLYEFNGVLKEFGKPSVALGNDQVLQRGAMLRNTAWIFGLVIYTGHETKLMKNSTSAPLKRSTVDKLTNTQILMLFMILISLCITSGLCNLFWTQRHSATDWYLGIGDFKSMNLGYNLLTFFILYNNLIPISLQVTLELVRFLQAIFINYDIEMYHEESNMPASARTSNLNEELGLIKYVFSDKTGTLTRNVMVFKKCSIARHIYKPERTLEESELVQNILRRHETSSDIEEFLVLLSVCHTVIPEKKDDGTIVYHAASPDERALVDGARQFGYIFDTRTPEYVEINALGERKRFQVLNVLEFTSTRKRMSVIVRTPEGNIKLFMKGADSVIYERLSSRNQAYRDATLQHLEEFASEGLRTLCLAVADIDPEVYEEWNQTYHKAATSLQQRERKLDDAANLIEINLRLLGATAIEDRLQDGVPETIQALLEAGIYIWVLTGDKQETAINIGYSCKLITHSMDIIILNEESLDATRDVILRHAGEFKSSTAKDANVALVIDGKTLKYALTCDLRGEFQELCIICRVVICCRVSPMQKAEVVEMVTQSTKAVTLAIGDGANDVAMIQKASVGIGISGQEGLQAACASDYSIAQFRFLRRLLLVHGAWNYARISKLILYSFYKNVCLYVIELWFAVYSGWSGQILFERWTIGLYNVLFTAMPPFAIGLFEKFCTAETMLKYPLLYKPSQNAKLFNVKVFWIWIFNALLHSVFLFWLPMAAFKDEAIWSDGKTSDYLLLGNMVYTYVIVTVCLKAGLITSSWTWLTHAAIWGSIVLWFTFVLVYSHFWPTLKFASNFAGMDIQLLSTPVFWLGLFLVPITSLLIDVICKLVHNTVFKTLTDAVRESEIQSHDPSQVMEESRSSLESGFGQPSRSNHELVDRKQNGGSKKSSPFKDADVPHRQLRIENLDFEEEIRDQQHYRRRQRWRAGAQDDSVGSEILHM encoded by the exons ATGACCACGTCTTTCCTACGCAGCAAGCGTAAGGAATACGAAG ATGATGATGAGCCCGTTCCGTTCGGTTCCGATGTAGAGGAGGGAGAAAAGCGCGTCATCGCATTGAACGGGCCACAGCCgataaattattgtaataatcGAATATCTACGGCAAAATATAG TGTTGTCAGCTTTTTACCGTCGTTCCTCTTTGAGCAATTTAGACGATATTCCAATTGTTTTTTCTTACTTATTGCATTACTACAACAAATTCCGGATGTTTCCCCAACGGGTCGCTACACAACACTGGTCCCACTCATCTTTATACTCTCCGTTAGCGCCATTAAGGAAATCATTGAGGATATT AAACGACATCGTGCAGACAATGAGATCAATCATCGATTAATAGAAAGGCTAGAAAATGGCACGTGGACCACTGTGCGGTGGTCCGAGTTGTCAGTTGGCGACATTATAAAGGTGACCATCGATACATTTTTTCCTGCCGATTTAGTGCTATTATCCTCCAG TGAGCCGCAGGCGATGTGCTTCATTGAAACGGCAAATTTGGATGGAGAGACAAACCTAAAGATAAGGCAAGGTGTGCCATCCACAGCCAAATTACTGGAAACAAAAGACTTGATGCAATTACAGGGTCGGATAGAGTGCGAACTGCCAAATCGACAGTTGTATGAGTTTAATGGCGTTCTCAAGGAGTTTGGCAAGCC ATCTGTGGCTCTTGGCAATGATCAAGTGCTTCAGCGTGGTGCAATGTTGCGGAATACCGCATGGATTTTTGGACTTGTCATCTATACGGGACATGAAACGAAGCTGATGAAGAATTCGACGTCAGCGCCCTTGAAGCGATCCACAGTTGATAAGCTGACGAACACTCAAATTCTGATGCTCTTCATGATTCTGATCTCGCTCTGCATCACAAGCGGGCTGTGCAACTTGTTTTGGACGCAAAGACATTCCGCAACGGATTGGTATTTGGGTATCGGGGATTTCAAGAGCATGAATCTTGGCTACAATCTGCTGACCTTCTTTATTCTGTACAACAACCTGATACCAATATCACTTCAAGTCACCTTGGAGCTGGTACGATTCCTGCAGGCGATATTCATCAACTATGACATTGAGATGTATCACGAGGAGTCCAATATGCCAGCCAGTGCTCGCACCTCGAATTTAAACGAGGAGCTCGGATTGATCAAGTATGTGTTCTCGGATAAAACAGGGACTCTGACGCGCAATGTGATGGTGTTCAAGAAGTGCTCGATAGCCAGGCACATTTACAAGCCAGAACGCACTCTGGAGGAATCGGAACTGGTACAGAATATACTGCGGCGTCATGAGACCTCCAGTGACATTGAGGAGTTCCTTGTGTTGCTGTCCGTCTGCCATACCGTCATACCCGAGAAGAAGGACGATGGCACAATTGTCTATCATGCCGCCAGTCCGGATGAGCGTGCCTTGGTCGATGGAGCCAGGCAATTCGGTTACATCTTTGATACACGCACACCGGAGTATGTGGAGATCAATGCTCTGGGGGAGCGCAAGCGCTTCCAGGTCTTGAACGTGCTGGAATTCACGTCGACACGCAAGCGAATGTCGGTTATTGTACGCACACCGGAAGGCAATATAAAGCTATTCATGAAGGGCGCCGATTCGGTTATATATGAGCGCTTATCATCGCGGAATCAGGCGTACCGCGATGCGACATTGCAGCATTTAGAGGAGTTCGCTTCCGAAGGTTTGCGTACGCTGTGCCTCGCAGTGGCCGACATCGATCCAGAAGTCTACGAGGAATGGAATCAAACGTACCACAAGGCGGCGACATCACTGCAACAACGTGAGCGCAAGCTTGACGATGCGGCCAATCTCATTGAGATTAATCTACGTCTACTCGGCGCAACTGCCATTGAGGATCGACTGCAAGATGGTGTGCCCGAGACCATTCAAGCATTGCTCGAGGCGGGCATTTACATCTGGGTGTTGACTGGAGACAAACAGGAGACGGCCATAAACATCGGGTATTCGTGTAAACTGATTACGCACTCCATGGACATCATCATCCTGAACGAGGAGAGCCTAGAT gCCACCCGTGATGTAATTCTTCGACATGCGGGCGAGTTTAAGAGCTCAACGGCCAAGGATGCGAATGTGGCGCTGGTCATCGATGGCAAGACACTAAAGTATGCTCTGACCTGCGATTTGCGCGGCGAATTTCAGGAGCTTTGCATCATATGCCGCGTGGTCATCTGTTGTCGCGTTTCACCAATGCAAAAAGCCGAAGTCGTCGAGATGGTAACGCAGAGCACGAAGGCCGTGACCTTGGCCATCGGTGATGGAGCCAACGATGTCGCAATGATACAAAAGGCAAGCGTGGGCATTGGCATTTCTGGCCAGGAGGGACTGCAGGCTGCCTGCGCCTCCGACTATTCAATTGCCCAGTTTCGTTTCCTGCGTCGCCTGCTTCTCGTCCATGGCGCCTGGAACTATGCACGCATTAGCAAACTCATCCTCTATAGTTTCTACAAGAATGTCTGCTTATACGTGATCGAGCTGTGGTTCGCTGTCTACTCCGGATGGTCGGGTCAAATTCTGTTCGAGCGCTGGACAATCGGTCTGTACAACGTGCTATTCACAGCGATGCCCCCGTTTGCAATTGGACTCTTTGAGAAGTTCTGCACGGCCGAAACGATGCTAAAGTATCCACTGCTCTACAAACCATCGCAGAATGCGAAATTGTTTAACGTGAAAGTATTCTGGATATGGATATTCAATGCATTGTTGCACTCGGTGTTTCTCTTCTGGCTGCCGATGGCTGCGTTCAAGGATGAAGCCATTTGGTCTGATGGAAAGACAAGCGATTATTTGTTGCTGGGCAACATGGTCTACACG TATGTCATTGTCACTGTCTGCCTGAAAGCTGGCCTGATCACAAGTTCGTGGACCTGGCTGACGCATGCAGCCATATGGGGCTCCATTGTGCTCTGGTTTACCTTTGTGCTCGTCTACAGTCACTTCTGGCCGACGTTAAAGTTTGCTAGCAACTTCGCAGGCATGGACATTCAACTGCTGTCCACGCCCGTCTTTTGGCTTGGTCTATTCCTGGTGCCCATTACCAGTTTGCTCATCGATGTGATTTGTAAGCT AGTACATAATACAGTTTTCAAGACACTCACCGATGCTGTACGTGAATCGGAAATTCAAAGCCATGATCCCTCCCAAGTGATGGAAGAATCACGATCATC TTTGGAATCTGGTTTTGGCCAGCCATCGAGATCCAACCACGAACTAGTCGACAGAAAACAGAACGGAGGATCAAAAAAGAGTTCGCCGTTCAAGGATGCGGACGTTCCACATCGTCAATTACgaattgaaaatttggatTTCGAAGAAGAGATCAGGGATCAACAGCACTATCGACGCAGACAACGTTGGCGAGCTGGTGCCCAAGATGACAGCGTTGGCAGCGAGATTCTGCACATGTAG
- the LOC132788141 gene encoding probable phospholipid-transporting ATPase IA isoform X7, with amino-acid sequence MLGIYCAKSKRKLSSEDDDEPVPFGSDVEEGEKRVIALNGPQPINYCNNRISTAKYSVVSFLPSFLFEQFRRYSNCFFLLIALLQQIPDVSPTGRYTTLVPLIFILSVSAIKEIIEDIKRHRADNEINHRLIERLENGTWTTVRWSELSVGDIIKVTIDTFFPADLVLLSSSEPQAMCFIETANLDGETNLKIRQGVPSTAKLLETKDLMQLQGRIECELPNRQLYEFNGVLKEFGKPSVALGNDQVLQRGAMLRNTAWIFGLVIYTGHETKLMKNSTSAPLKRSTVDKLTNTQILMLFMILISLCITSGLCNLFWTQRHSATDWYLGIGDFKSMNLGYNLLTFFILYNNLIPISLQVTLELVRFLQAIFINYDIEMYHEESNMPASARTSNLNEELGLIKYVFSDKTGTLTRNVMVFKKCSIARHIYKPERTLEESELVQNILRRHETSSDIEEFLVLLSVCHTVIPEKKDDGTIVYHAASPDERALVDGARQFGYIFDTRTPEYVEINALGERKRFQVLNVLEFTSTRKRMSVIVRTPEGNIKLFMKGADSVIYERLSSRNQAYRDATLQHLEEFASEGLRTLCLAVADIDPEVYEEWNQTYHKAATSLQQRERKLDDAANLIEINLRLLGATAIEDRLQDGVPETIQALLEAGIYIWVLTGDKQETAINIGYSCKLITHSMDIIILNEESLDATRDVILRHAGEFKSSTAKDANVALVIDGKTLKYALTCDLRGEFQELCIICRVVICCRVSPMQKAEVVEMVTQSTKAVTLAIGDGANDVAMIQKASVGIGISGQEGLQAACASDYSIAQFRFLRRLLLVHGAWNYARISKLILYSFYKNVCLYVIELWFAVYSGWSGQILFERWTIGLYNVLFTAMPPFAIGLFEKFCTAETMLKYPLLYKPSQNAKLFNVKVFWIWIFNALLHSVFLFWLPMAAFKDEAIWSDGKTSDYLLLGNMVYTYVIVTVCLKAGLITSSWTWLTHAAIWGSIVLWFTFVLVYSHFWPTLKFASNFAGMDIQLLSTPVFWLGLFLVPITSLLIDVICKLVHNTVFKTLTDAVRESEIQSHDPSQVMEESRSSLESGFGQPSRSNHELVDRKQNGGSKKSSPFKDADVPHRQLRIENLDFEEEIRDQQHYRRRQRWRAGAQDDSVGSEILHM; translated from the exons ATGTTGGGTATTTATTGCGCTAAAAGTAAACGCAAATTAAGTTCCGAAG ATGATGATGAGCCCGTTCCGTTCGGTTCCGATGTAGAGGAGGGAGAAAAGCGCGTCATCGCATTGAACGGGCCACAGCCgataaattattgtaataatcGAATATCTACGGCAAAATATAG TGTTGTCAGCTTTTTACCGTCGTTCCTCTTTGAGCAATTTAGACGATATTCCAATTGTTTTTTCTTACTTATTGCATTACTACAACAAATTCCGGATGTTTCCCCAACGGGTCGCTACACAACACTGGTCCCACTCATCTTTATACTCTCCGTTAGCGCCATTAAGGAAATCATTGAGGATATT AAACGACATCGTGCAGACAATGAGATCAATCATCGATTAATAGAAAGGCTAGAAAATGGCACGTGGACCACTGTGCGGTGGTCCGAGTTGTCAGTTGGCGACATTATAAAGGTGACCATCGATACATTTTTTCCTGCCGATTTAGTGCTATTATCCTCCAG TGAGCCGCAGGCGATGTGCTTCATTGAAACGGCAAATTTGGATGGAGAGACAAACCTAAAGATAAGGCAAGGTGTGCCATCCACAGCCAAATTACTGGAAACAAAAGACTTGATGCAATTACAGGGTCGGATAGAGTGCGAACTGCCAAATCGACAGTTGTATGAGTTTAATGGCGTTCTCAAGGAGTTTGGCAAGCC ATCTGTGGCTCTTGGCAATGATCAAGTGCTTCAGCGTGGTGCAATGTTGCGGAATACCGCATGGATTTTTGGACTTGTCATCTATACGGGACATGAAACGAAGCTGATGAAGAATTCGACGTCAGCGCCCTTGAAGCGATCCACAGTTGATAAGCTGACGAACACTCAAATTCTGATGCTCTTCATGATTCTGATCTCGCTCTGCATCACAAGCGGGCTGTGCAACTTGTTTTGGACGCAAAGACATTCCGCAACGGATTGGTATTTGGGTATCGGGGATTTCAAGAGCATGAATCTTGGCTACAATCTGCTGACCTTCTTTATTCTGTACAACAACCTGATACCAATATCACTTCAAGTCACCTTGGAGCTGGTACGATTCCTGCAGGCGATATTCATCAACTATGACATTGAGATGTATCACGAGGAGTCCAATATGCCAGCCAGTGCTCGCACCTCGAATTTAAACGAGGAGCTCGGATTGATCAAGTATGTGTTCTCGGATAAAACAGGGACTCTGACGCGCAATGTGATGGTGTTCAAGAAGTGCTCGATAGCCAGGCACATTTACAAGCCAGAACGCACTCTGGAGGAATCGGAACTGGTACAGAATATACTGCGGCGTCATGAGACCTCCAGTGACATTGAGGAGTTCCTTGTGTTGCTGTCCGTCTGCCATACCGTCATACCCGAGAAGAAGGACGATGGCACAATTGTCTATCATGCCGCCAGTCCGGATGAGCGTGCCTTGGTCGATGGAGCCAGGCAATTCGGTTACATCTTTGATACACGCACACCGGAGTATGTGGAGATCAATGCTCTGGGGGAGCGCAAGCGCTTCCAGGTCTTGAACGTGCTGGAATTCACGTCGACACGCAAGCGAATGTCGGTTATTGTACGCACACCGGAAGGCAATATAAAGCTATTCATGAAGGGCGCCGATTCGGTTATATATGAGCGCTTATCATCGCGGAATCAGGCGTACCGCGATGCGACATTGCAGCATTTAGAGGAGTTCGCTTCCGAAGGTTTGCGTACGCTGTGCCTCGCAGTGGCCGACATCGATCCAGAAGTCTACGAGGAATGGAATCAAACGTACCACAAGGCGGCGACATCACTGCAACAACGTGAGCGCAAGCTTGACGATGCGGCCAATCTCATTGAGATTAATCTACGTCTACTCGGCGCAACTGCCATTGAGGATCGACTGCAAGATGGTGTGCCCGAGACCATTCAAGCATTGCTCGAGGCGGGCATTTACATCTGGGTGTTGACTGGAGACAAACAGGAGACGGCCATAAACATCGGGTATTCGTGTAAACTGATTACGCACTCCATGGACATCATCATCCTGAACGAGGAGAGCCTAGAT gCCACCCGTGATGTAATTCTTCGACATGCGGGCGAGTTTAAGAGCTCAACGGCCAAGGATGCGAATGTGGCGCTGGTCATCGATGGCAAGACACTAAAGTATGCTCTGACCTGCGATTTGCGCGGCGAATTTCAGGAGCTTTGCATCATATGCCGCGTGGTCATCTGTTGTCGCGTTTCACCAATGCAAAAAGCCGAAGTCGTCGAGATGGTAACGCAGAGCACGAAGGCCGTGACCTTGGCCATCGGTGATGGAGCCAACGATGTCGCAATGATACAAAAGGCAAGCGTGGGCATTGGCATTTCTGGCCAGGAGGGACTGCAGGCTGCCTGCGCCTCCGACTATTCAATTGCCCAGTTTCGTTTCCTGCGTCGCCTGCTTCTCGTCCATGGCGCCTGGAACTATGCACGCATTAGCAAACTCATCCTCTATAGTTTCTACAAGAATGTCTGCTTATACGTGATCGAGCTGTGGTTCGCTGTCTACTCCGGATGGTCGGGTCAAATTCTGTTCGAGCGCTGGACAATCGGTCTGTACAACGTGCTATTCACAGCGATGCCCCCGTTTGCAATTGGACTCTTTGAGAAGTTCTGCACGGCCGAAACGATGCTAAAGTATCCACTGCTCTACAAACCATCGCAGAATGCGAAATTGTTTAACGTGAAAGTATTCTGGATATGGATATTCAATGCATTGTTGCACTCGGTGTTTCTCTTCTGGCTGCCGATGGCTGCGTTCAAGGATGAAGCCATTTGGTCTGATGGAAAGACAAGCGATTATTTGTTGCTGGGCAACATGGTCTACACG TATGTCATTGTCACTGTCTGCCTGAAAGCTGGCCTGATCACAAGTTCGTGGACCTGGCTGACGCATGCAGCCATATGGGGCTCCATTGTGCTCTGGTTTACCTTTGTGCTCGTCTACAGTCACTTCTGGCCGACGTTAAAGTTTGCTAGCAACTTCGCAGGCATGGACATTCAACTGCTGTCCACGCCCGTCTTTTGGCTTGGTCTATTCCTGGTGCCCATTACCAGTTTGCTCATCGATGTGATTTGTAAGCT AGTACATAATACAGTTTTCAAGACACTCACCGATGCTGTACGTGAATCGGAAATTCAAAGCCATGATCCCTCCCAAGTGATGGAAGAATCACGATCATC TTTGGAATCTGGTTTTGGCCAGCCATCGAGATCCAACCACGAACTAGTCGACAGAAAACAGAACGGAGGATCAAAAAAGAGTTCGCCGTTCAAGGATGCGGACGTTCCACATCGTCAATTACgaattgaaaatttggatTTCGAAGAAGAGATCAGGGATCAACAGCACTATCGACGCAGACAACGTTGGCGAGCTGGTGCCCAAGATGACAGCGTTGGCAGCGAGATTCTGCACATGTAG
- the LOC132788141 gene encoding probable phospholipid-transporting ATPase IA isoform X2 — MADPNKNNGHNNPRIINGHNSQLGANATTTTTTATTTTTATTATSPPTTTAFQAPSSLSNVSQQVQMWCQQCMRRLRGEALRHTATTGPSRQFAPDVGTNTGPAGEAPSSDDDPSSVENTEVDGAIRPQRLRQSRQNLPRENWITASKRKLLEKVGLKKPPCKDDDEPVPFGSDVEEGEKRVIALNGPQPINYCNNRISTAKYSVVSFLPSFLFEQFRRYSNCFFLLIALLQQIPDVSPTGRYTTLVPLIFILSVSAIKEIIEDIKRHRADNEINHRLIERLENGTWTTVRWSELSVGDIIKVTIDTFFPADLVLLSSSEPQAMCFIETANLDGETNLKIRQGVPSTAKLLETKDLMQLQGRIECELPNRQLYEFNGVLKEFGKPSVALGNDQVLQRGAMLRNTAWIFGLVIYTGHETKLMKNSTSAPLKRSTVDKLTNTQILMLFMILISLCITSGLCNLFWTQRHSATDWYLGIGDFKSMNLGYNLLTFFILYNNLIPISLQVTLELVRFLQAIFINYDIEMYHEESNMPASARTSNLNEELGLIKYVFSDKTGTLTRNVMVFKKCSIARHIYKPERTLEESELVQNILRRHETSSDIEEFLVLLSVCHTVIPEKKDDGTIVYHAASPDERALVDGARQFGYIFDTRTPEYVEINALGERKRFQVLNVLEFTSTRKRMSVIVRTPEGNIKLFMKGADSVIYERLSSRNQAYRDATLQHLEEFASEGLRTLCLAVADIDPEVYEEWNQTYHKAATSLQQRERKLDDAANLIEINLRLLGATAIEDRLQDGVPETIQALLEAGIYIWVLTGDKQETAINIGYSCKLITHSMDIIILNEESLDATRDVILRHAGEFKSSTAKDANVALVIDGKTLKYALTCDLRGEFQELCIICRVVICCRVSPMQKAEVVEMVTQSTKAVTLAIGDGANDVAMIQKASVGIGISGQEGLQAACASDYSIAQFRFLRRLLLVHGAWNYARISKLILYSFYKNVCLYVIELWFAVYSGWSGQILFERWTIGLYNVLFTAMPPFAIGLFEKFCTAETMLKYPLLYKPSQNAKLFNVKVFWIWIFNALLHSVFLFWLPMAAFKDEAIWSDGKTSDYLLLGNMVYTYVIVTVCLKAGLITSSWTWLTHAAIWGSIVLWFTFVLVYSHFWPTLKFASNFAGMDIQLLSTPVFWLGLFLVPITSLLIDVICKLVHNTVFKTLTDAVRESEIQSHDPSQVMEESRSSLESGFGQPSRSNHELVDRKQNGGSKKSSPFKDADVPHRQLRIENLDFEEEIRDQQHYRRRQRWRAGAQDDSVGSEILHM; from the exons ATGGCAGATcccaataaaaataatggcCACAATAATCCCAGAATCATCAACGGGCACAATTCACAATTGGGGGCTAATGCCACCACCACAACCACCACAGCCACCACAACCACCACAGCCACCACGGCCACctcaccaccaacaacaacagcattccAGGCACCGAGTTCCCTCTCGAATGTATCGCAACAGGTGCAGATGTGGTGCCAGCAATGCATGCGGAGGCTGAGAGGTGAGGCGCTGCGTCACACGGCCACAACAGGACCTAGCAGACAATTCGCCCCCGATGTGGGCACCAACACAGGACCAGCTGGCGAGGCGCCGTCCTCCGATGATGATCCGAGTAGTGTGGAGAATACAGAGGTAGACGGTGCCATAAGGCCACAGCGGCTGAGACAGTCAAGACAGAATCTGCCTCGTGAAAATTGGATTACAGCTTCCAAAAGAAAATTGCTGGAAAAAGTCGGGCTTAAAAAACCCCCTTGTAAAG ATGATGATGAGCCCGTTCCGTTCGGTTCCGATGTAGAGGAGGGAGAAAAGCGCGTCATCGCATTGAACGGGCCACAGCCgataaattattgtaataatcGAATATCTACGGCAAAATATAG TGTTGTCAGCTTTTTACCGTCGTTCCTCTTTGAGCAATTTAGACGATATTCCAATTGTTTTTTCTTACTTATTGCATTACTACAACAAATTCCGGATGTTTCCCCAACGGGTCGCTACACAACACTGGTCCCACTCATCTTTATACTCTCCGTTAGCGCCATTAAGGAAATCATTGAGGATATT AAACGACATCGTGCAGACAATGAGATCAATCATCGATTAATAGAAAGGCTAGAAAATGGCACGTGGACCACTGTGCGGTGGTCCGAGTTGTCAGTTGGCGACATTATAAAGGTGACCATCGATACATTTTTTCCTGCCGATTTAGTGCTATTATCCTCCAG TGAGCCGCAGGCGATGTGCTTCATTGAAACGGCAAATTTGGATGGAGAGACAAACCTAAAGATAAGGCAAGGTGTGCCATCCACAGCCAAATTACTGGAAACAAAAGACTTGATGCAATTACAGGGTCGGATAGAGTGCGAACTGCCAAATCGACAGTTGTATGAGTTTAATGGCGTTCTCAAGGAGTTTGGCAAGCC ATCTGTGGCTCTTGGCAATGATCAAGTGCTTCAGCGTGGTGCAATGTTGCGGAATACCGCATGGATTTTTGGACTTGTCATCTATACGGGACATGAAACGAAGCTGATGAAGAATTCGACGTCAGCGCCCTTGAAGCGATCCACAGTTGATAAGCTGACGAACACTCAAATTCTGATGCTCTTCATGATTCTGATCTCGCTCTGCATCACAAGCGGGCTGTGCAACTTGTTTTGGACGCAAAGACATTCCGCAACGGATTGGTATTTGGGTATCGGGGATTTCAAGAGCATGAATCTTGGCTACAATCTGCTGACCTTCTTTATTCTGTACAACAACCTGATACCAATATCACTTCAAGTCACCTTGGAGCTGGTACGATTCCTGCAGGCGATATTCATCAACTATGACATTGAGATGTATCACGAGGAGTCCAATATGCCAGCCAGTGCTCGCACCTCGAATTTAAACGAGGAGCTCGGATTGATCAAGTATGTGTTCTCGGATAAAACAGGGACTCTGACGCGCAATGTGATGGTGTTCAAGAAGTGCTCGATAGCCAGGCACATTTACAAGCCAGAACGCACTCTGGAGGAATCGGAACTGGTACAGAATATACTGCGGCGTCATGAGACCTCCAGTGACATTGAGGAGTTCCTTGTGTTGCTGTCCGTCTGCCATACCGTCATACCCGAGAAGAAGGACGATGGCACAATTGTCTATCATGCCGCCAGTCCGGATGAGCGTGCCTTGGTCGATGGAGCCAGGCAATTCGGTTACATCTTTGATACACGCACACCGGAGTATGTGGAGATCAATGCTCTGGGGGAGCGCAAGCGCTTCCAGGTCTTGAACGTGCTGGAATTCACGTCGACACGCAAGCGAATGTCGGTTATTGTACGCACACCGGAAGGCAATATAAAGCTATTCATGAAGGGCGCCGATTCGGTTATATATGAGCGCTTATCATCGCGGAATCAGGCGTACCGCGATGCGACATTGCAGCATTTAGAGGAGTTCGCTTCCGAAGGTTTGCGTACGCTGTGCCTCGCAGTGGCCGACATCGATCCAGAAGTCTACGAGGAATGGAATCAAACGTACCACAAGGCGGCGACATCACTGCAACAACGTGAGCGCAAGCTTGACGATGCGGCCAATCTCATTGAGATTAATCTACGTCTACTCGGCGCAACTGCCATTGAGGATCGACTGCAAGATGGTGTGCCCGAGACCATTCAAGCATTGCTCGAGGCGGGCATTTACATCTGGGTGTTGACTGGAGACAAACAGGAGACGGCCATAAACATCGGGTATTCGTGTAAACTGATTACGCACTCCATGGACATCATCATCCTGAACGAGGAGAGCCTAGAT gCCACCCGTGATGTAATTCTTCGACATGCGGGCGAGTTTAAGAGCTCAACGGCCAAGGATGCGAATGTGGCGCTGGTCATCGATGGCAAGACACTAAAGTATGCTCTGACCTGCGATTTGCGCGGCGAATTTCAGGAGCTTTGCATCATATGCCGCGTGGTCATCTGTTGTCGCGTTTCACCAATGCAAAAAGCCGAAGTCGTCGAGATGGTAACGCAGAGCACGAAGGCCGTGACCTTGGCCATCGGTGATGGAGCCAACGATGTCGCAATGATACAAAAGGCAAGCGTGGGCATTGGCATTTCTGGCCAGGAGGGACTGCAGGCTGCCTGCGCCTCCGACTATTCAATTGCCCAGTTTCGTTTCCTGCGTCGCCTGCTTCTCGTCCATGGCGCCTGGAACTATGCACGCATTAGCAAACTCATCCTCTATAGTTTCTACAAGAATGTCTGCTTATACGTGATCGAGCTGTGGTTCGCTGTCTACTCCGGATGGTCGGGTCAAATTCTGTTCGAGCGCTGGACAATCGGTCTGTACAACGTGCTATTCACAGCGATGCCCCCGTTTGCAATTGGACTCTTTGAGAAGTTCTGCACGGCCGAAACGATGCTAAAGTATCCACTGCTCTACAAACCATCGCAGAATGCGAAATTGTTTAACGTGAAAGTATTCTGGATATGGATATTCAATGCATTGTTGCACTCGGTGTTTCTCTTCTGGCTGCCGATGGCTGCGTTCAAGGATGAAGCCATTTGGTCTGATGGAAAGACAAGCGATTATTTGTTGCTGGGCAACATGGTCTACACG TATGTCATTGTCACTGTCTGCCTGAAAGCTGGCCTGATCACAAGTTCGTGGACCTGGCTGACGCATGCAGCCATATGGGGCTCCATTGTGCTCTGGTTTACCTTTGTGCTCGTCTACAGTCACTTCTGGCCGACGTTAAAGTTTGCTAGCAACTTCGCAGGCATGGACATTCAACTGCTGTCCACGCCCGTCTTTTGGCTTGGTCTATTCCTGGTGCCCATTACCAGTTTGCTCATCGATGTGATTTGTAAGCT AGTACATAATACAGTTTTCAAGACACTCACCGATGCTGTACGTGAATCGGAAATTCAAAGCCATGATCCCTCCCAAGTGATGGAAGAATCACGATCATC TTTGGAATCTGGTTTTGGCCAGCCATCGAGATCCAACCACGAACTAGTCGACAGAAAACAGAACGGAGGATCAAAAAAGAGTTCGCCGTTCAAGGATGCGGACGTTCCACATCGTCAATTACgaattgaaaatttggatTTCGAAGAAGAGATCAGGGATCAACAGCACTATCGACGCAGACAACGTTGGCGAGCTGGTGCCCAAGATGACAGCGTTGGCAGCGAGATTCTGCACATGTAG